One Parasphingorhabdus cellanae genomic region harbors:
- a CDS encoding HIT family protein codes for MNDTIKKFGYPATLVRDYDHWVVLLRPAQVTLGSLIVAAKSDAQDFGDLSPAHFTELKTVTADVAGVLTNLVSHQKLNWLMLMMVDPHVHFHLIPRYEGEREWMGQSFEDTSWPGPPALGDATKLSDDQISGMAAWLKSGFAD; via the coding sequence ATCAACGACACCATCAAGAAATTCGGCTATCCGGCGACATTGGTCCGCGACTATGACCACTGGGTCGTCCTGCTTCGCCCCGCGCAAGTAACATTGGGTTCGCTTATCGTCGCCGCCAAATCCGATGCGCAGGATTTCGGCGACCTGTCCCCCGCCCATTTTACCGAGCTCAAGACTGTTACAGCCGACGTTGCAGGCGTGTTGACCAATCTGGTTTCGCATCAAAAACTCAACTGGCTCATGCTGATGATGGTCGACCCTCATGTCCATTTTCACCTCATTCCGCGCTATGAGGGCGAACGAGAATGGATGGGGCAGAGCTTTGAAGACACATCATGGCCCGGTCCGCCTGCTCTGGGTGATGCGACAAAGCTATCCGACGACCAGATATCGGGAATGGCCGCCTGGCTGAAATCGGGTTTTGCGGATTAA
- a CDS encoding CDP-alcohol phosphatidyltransferase family protein encodes MQTANGVTLLLYGENDTLIWGMTNAERARRLAAKLESAAARIWVNLDYVFDPLWMRHIQRHPGMVITVAGVPVLGHVQNDDDAERLAGLSVPAEAEVVEYTENPRVYNHQLRKLETPFVRQLTTETVKDIERQSYFGAYKGVTDILTKYLWPELALVLTRFAARLGMTPNMVTAIGAVGCIAAPFLFYYGYFWSGMAAGFVFMVLDTVDGKLARCTITSSFWGNIFDHGLDLVHPPFWWVAWALGLGAVGLALPEDQLGLALIVIIGGYVLQRIIEGIFMRAFDQHIHVWRPWDSWFRLITARRNPNMVLLFASMIFGRPDIGLLAVAWWTLISLAVHMVQIFQAALIKMRGGEIISWLEQEQGQE; translated from the coding sequence ATGCAGACCGCAAACGGTGTGACTCTTTTACTGTATGGCGAAAATGATACATTAATCTGGGGCATGACAAATGCGGAGCGCGCGAGGCGCCTTGCGGCCAAATTGGAAAGCGCCGCCGCCCGGATTTGGGTTAATCTTGACTATGTCTTTGACCCGCTCTGGATGCGCCATATCCAGCGACATCCCGGTATGGTGATAACCGTTGCGGGAGTACCGGTTCTCGGGCATGTTCAAAACGATGACGATGCTGAAAGACTGGCTGGATTGAGCGTGCCCGCCGAAGCTGAAGTCGTCGAATATACTGAAAACCCGCGTGTTTATAATCACCAACTGCGCAAATTGGAGACACCCTTTGTTCGTCAGCTGACCACGGAAACGGTGAAGGACATCGAGCGGCAAAGCTATTTTGGTGCTTATAAAGGCGTCACTGATATCTTGACCAAATATCTTTGGCCTGAACTGGCATTGGTCCTGACACGCTTTGCTGCGCGCCTTGGAATGACCCCCAATATGGTAACCGCCATCGGTGCGGTGGGCTGCATAGCGGCACCATTCCTGTTCTATTACGGCTATTTCTGGAGCGGCATGGCCGCGGGATTTGTCTTCATGGTGCTCGACACGGTCGACGGCAAATTGGCGCGCTGTACTATTACGTCTTCCTTTTGGGGTAATATTTTCGATCATGGCCTGGACCTTGTTCATCCGCCTTTCTGGTGGGTCGCTTGGGCCCTGGGCCTCGGCGCTGTGGGATTGGCTTTGCCCGAAGACCAGCTGGGCCTGGCCCTGATTGTGATCATCGGCGGCTATGTCCTGCAACGGATTATCGAGGGCATATTCATGCGCGCATTCGATCAGCACATCCATGTCTGGCGGCCATGGGATAGCTGGTTCCGGCTGATCACCGCGCGGCGGAACCCCAATATGGTATTGCTGTTTGCTTCGATGATCTTTGGCCGCCCCGATATCGGTTTGCTGGCGGTCGCTTGGTGGACATTAATTTCCCTTGCTGTTCACATGGTTCAGATATTCCAGGCGGCCTTGATAAAAATGCGCGGCGGTGAGATTATATCGTGGTTGGAGCAGGAACAGGGCCAAGAATAG
- a CDS encoding succinate dehydrogenase iron-sulfur subunit, with amino-acid sequence MATFTLPKNSKIRKTGEVHEALSGGKTRAFKVYRYDPDSGKNPSYDTFKIDTDDCGPMVLDALIKMKSEQDSTLTFRRSCREGICGSCAMNIDGKNGLACTTAIEDCSKEVKITPLPHMEVIKDLVPDFTHFYAQYASIQPWLKTVTPTPSGKERLQSPEDRAKLDGLYECILCACCQTSCPSYWWNSDKFLGPAILLQAYRWLADSRDEMTGERLDELEDPFRLYRCHTIMNCANACPKGLSPAKAIAEIKKMTAAREV; translated from the coding sequence ATGGCAACGTTCACGCTTCCAAAAAACAGCAAAATCCGCAAGACCGGTGAAGTGCATGAAGCGCTTAGCGGGGGCAAAACCCGGGCGTTCAAAGTCTATCGCTATGATCCGGACAGCGGCAAAAACCCGAGCTATGATACGTTCAAGATCGATACGGATGATTGCGGGCCTATGGTGCTCGATGCTTTGATCAAGATGAAAAGCGAACAGGATTCTACCCTCACGTTCCGTCGGTCTTGCCGCGAAGGGATTTGCGGATCCTGCGCGATGAATATTGACGGCAAAAACGGTTTGGCTTGCACCACTGCAATTGAAGATTGCAGCAAAGAAGTAAAAATCACGCCGCTGCCGCATATGGAAGTGATCAAGGACCTCGTTCCCGACTTCACCCATTTCTACGCGCAATATGCCTCGATTCAGCCGTGGCTGAAAACGGTTACGCCGACGCCATCGGGTAAAGAGCGGCTGCAGTCCCCCGAAGATCGGGCGAAACTTGATGGCCTCTATGAGTGCATTTTGTGCGCCTGTTGTCAGACCAGCTGCCCGAGCTATTGGTGGAATAGCGACAAGTTTCTCGGCCCTGCTATCCTGCTGCAAGCCTATCGCTGGCTGGCCGACAGCCGTGATGAAATGACCGGTGAGCGGCTCGATGAACTGGAAGATCCGTTCCGTCTCTATCGCTGTCACACCATCATGAACTGCGCCAATGCCTGCCCGAAAGGCCTGTCACCTGCCAAAGCGATTGCCGAGATCAAGAAGATGACAGCGGCTCGCGAGGTTTGA